A genomic segment from Saccharicrinis carchari encodes:
- a CDS encoding phosphoribosylanthranilate isomerase, protein MKHIPKIKVCGMRDATNIQAIAELNPDYLGFIFYPKSPRYLDTDFAPEIIHHLPQGIKRTGVFVNTTEQIIKDAVIKYGLHAVQLHGNESPEFCLKAKQMGVEVIKAFQIDEHFDFNTLSNYTKACDFYLFDTKTKAYGGSGQKFDWRILEKYDKQKPIFLSGGITAEDVPVILNLPQLNIYAVDINSKFEIKPGLKDVDLVKGFIRRMR, encoded by the coding sequence ATGAAGCACATCCCAAAAATAAAAGTATGTGGAATGCGCGATGCCACAAATATCCAAGCCATTGCGGAGCTTAATCCGGATTACTTGGGCTTTATTTTTTACCCAAAATCGCCCCGCTACCTGGACACTGATTTTGCGCCGGAAATCATACATCACCTGCCCCAAGGCATAAAACGTACCGGTGTTTTTGTAAATACCACAGAACAGATAATCAAAGACGCTGTTATAAAATATGGCTTGCATGCCGTTCAGTTGCATGGAAACGAATCGCCGGAGTTTTGCCTTAAAGCAAAGCAAATGGGTGTGGAAGTAATCAAAGCTTTTCAAATTGATGAGCACTTTGATTTTAACACCCTCAGCAATTATACTAAGGCCTGCGACTTTTATCTTTTTGATACAAAAACAAAAGCCTACGGTGGCAGCGGACAAAAATTCGATTGGCGAATACTGGAAAAATACGATAAGCAAAAACCGATATTCTTAAGCGGGGGAATTACAGCGGAGGATGTACCAGTTATATTAAATTTACCGCAACTTAATATTTATGCCGTAGATATCAACAGCAAATTTGAAATAAAACCCGGGTTGAAAGATGTGGACTTGGTAAAGGGTTTTATTAGGAGGATGAGGTAA
- the hisH gene encoding imidazole glycerol phosphate synthase subunit HisH translates to MKIAIIKYNAGNIRSVSFALDRLGVEHNITAHPEEIKNADKVIFPGVGEASSTMRYLKDNKLDQLIVNLKQPVLGICLGMQLMCSHSEEGDVPCLGIFDEPVKKFVLPYPNTKNIKVPHMGWNTITAVNSQLFDASLEGEYVYFVHSYYVARGRHTAATTPYILPFSSALHKDNFYATQFHPEKSGDAGSRIVENFIKL, encoded by the coding sequence ATGAAAATAGCCATCATAAAATATAATGCCGGAAACATCCGCTCGGTAAGTTTTGCCTTGGATCGTTTGGGCGTAGAACATAATATTACGGCGCATCCTGAAGAAATAAAAAATGCCGATAAGGTAATATTCCCGGGGGTAGGGGAGGCCAGTTCTACCATGCGCTATCTTAAAGATAATAAGCTGGATCAGTTAATCGTAAATCTAAAGCAACCCGTTTTGGGTATTTGTTTGGGTATGCAGCTTATGTGCAGTCACTCCGAAGAGGGCGATGTGCCTTGTTTGGGTATATTTGATGAGCCGGTAAAAAAGTTCGTGCTGCCCTATCCTAATACAAAGAATATTAAAGTGCCACACATGGGCTGGAACACCATCACGGCGGTCAACAGTCAATTGTTTGATGCTTCATTGGAAGGCGAATACGTGTATTTTGTGCATAGTTATTATGTGGCACGGGGCCGACATACGGCGGCAACTACCCCATATATTTTACCATTCAGTTCGGCCTTACATAAGGATAATTTTTACGCAACGCAGTTCCATCCCGAAAAGAGTGGTGATGCAGGTTCACGAATAGTAGAAAATTTTATAAAACTATAA
- the trpB gene encoding tryptophan synthase subunit beta yields MKSKYNADEQGMYGRFGGAWIPEMLQPNIDNLRKVYLDIINTAEFQKEYVALLKDYVGRPTPLYYAKRLSQKYNTHVYLKREDLNHTGAHKINNTIGQILVARKMGKKRIIAETGAGQHGVATATACALMGLQCVVYMGALDIERQAPNVARMKMLGAQVIAATSGNQTLKDATNEALRDWICHPEDTFYIIGSVVGPHPYPDMVTRFQSIISQELKAQFKEKTGSEYPDYVVACVGGGSNASGSFYHFLDDEQVKLVAVEASGLGIHSGETAATIALGEVGIIHGSKTFLMQDEDGQIVEPYSISAGLDYPGIGPQHAHLKDTDRAIFLDATDQEALDFALEVTRLEGIIPAMESAHAFVALTKLNIAPEQSVVITMSGRGDKDMSTYMERFKL; encoded by the coding sequence ATGAAATCAAAATATAACGCAGACGAACAAGGGATGTATGGCCGTTTTGGCGGTGCGTGGATTCCGGAAATGTTACAACCCAATATTGATAATCTTAGAAAGGTTTACCTGGATATTATCAACACAGCGGAGTTTCAAAAGGAATATGTGGCACTGCTAAAGGATTACGTAGGGCGCCCTACGCCTTTGTATTATGCCAAACGATTGTCGCAAAAATACAATACCCACGTATATTTAAAGCGCGAGGATTTGAATCATACCGGGGCGCACAAAATAAACAACACCATAGGGCAGATATTGGTGGCACGCAAGATGGGCAAAAAAAGGATTATTGCCGAAACAGGTGCCGGACAACATGGGGTGGCCACAGCTACAGCATGTGCTTTGATGGGCTTGCAATGCGTGGTTTATATGGGTGCACTCGATATTGAGCGTCAGGCTCCCAATGTAGCACGTATGAAAATGCTGGGTGCCCAAGTAATAGCTGCCACTTCGGGCAATCAAACCCTAAAAGATGCTACTAACGAGGCCTTGCGCGATTGGATATGCCATCCCGAAGATACCTTTTATATCATTGGCTCCGTTGTGGGACCGCATCCTTATCCCGATATGGTGACACGCTTCCAGAGCATCATCAGCCAGGAGCTTAAAGCGCAGTTTAAAGAAAAAACAGGCAGCGAATATCCCGATTATGTGGTGGCCTGTGTAGGGGGCGGCAGCAATGCCTCCGGTAGTTTTTATCATTTTCTGGATGATGAGCAGGTAAAGCTGGTGGCCGTGGAAGCTTCGGGTTTAGGCATCCATTCGGGCGAAACGGCTGCAACCATTGCCTTAGGCGAGGTGGGTATCATCCACGGAAGCAAGACATTTTTAATGCAGGACGAGGATGGACAGATAGTGGAGCCTTACTCCATTTCGGCAGGCCTGGACTATCCCGGCATAGGTCCGCAACATGCGCATTTAAAGGATACCGATAGAGCCATCTTTTTAGATGCCACCGACCAGGAGGCGCTGGATTTTGCGCTGGAAGTCACCCGTCTGGAGGGAATCATCCCGGCCATGGAATCGGCACATGCTTTTGTTGCGCTCACCAAATTAAATATTGCCCCGGAGCAATCGGTAGTTATCACCATGTCAGGGCGGGGCGATAAGGATATGAGTACCTACATGGAGCGTTTTAAACTTTAA
- the trpC gene encoding indole-3-glycerol phosphate synthase TrpC: MNILDKIVARKKIEVAQQQDYTSIEKLKTYDFFKKEVPSLKSYLHDDKHNGIISEFKRSSPSKGVINSLSTVEQVIPLYEKAGVSGISVLTDSEFFGGNKSDLVVARKVSTVPVLRKDFMIADYQIYEAKAIGASAILLIAAILSHNQALQMSQLAKDLGLDILMEVHNKEELDIVNPMVDVVGVNNRNLKTFEVSLQQSIDLAAAMPSDVVKISESGIYSVEDILLLRQHGFRGFLIGENFMRTKNPGQACIDFSESIKQKA; the protein is encoded by the coding sequence ATGAATATCTTAGATAAAATAGTTGCCCGCAAAAAGATAGAGGTTGCACAGCAGCAAGACTACACTTCTATTGAGAAGCTTAAAACCTACGATTTCTTTAAAAAAGAGGTGCCTTCGTTAAAAAGTTATTTGCATGACGACAAACACAACGGAATTATTTCAGAATTTAAAAGAAGCTCACCGTCCAAAGGGGTCATCAACAGTTTGTCAACTGTTGAGCAGGTGATTCCATTATATGAAAAGGCTGGTGTAAGCGGTATTTCCGTGCTCACTGATTCGGAGTTCTTCGGAGGTAACAAAAGCGATTTGGTGGTCGCACGCAAGGTGAGTACCGTACCTGTTTTACGAAAAGATTTTATGATTGCGGACTATCAGATTTATGAAGCTAAGGCCATAGGTGCCAGTGCCATATTGTTAATCGCTGCCATACTATCCCATAACCAGGCCCTTCAAATGTCGCAATTGGCTAAGGATTTGGGTCTGGATATTTTAATGGAGGTGCACAATAAGGAGGAGCTCGACATTGTAAATCCCATGGTAGATGTAGTGGGGGTGAACAACCGAAACCTAAAAACATTTGAGGTGAGCTTGCAGCAAAGTATCGATTTAGCTGCCGCCATGCCCTCCGATGTGGTTAAAATATCCGAGAGTGGAATTTATTCCGTAGAAGATATTTTACTGTTGAGGCAGCATGGTTTCCGGGGATTTTTGATAGGTGAGAACTTTATGCGCACCAAAAATCCCGGACAAGCCTGTATTGATTTTTCCGAAAGCATTAAACAAAAGGCATGA
- a CDS encoding anthranilate synthase component I family protein, whose translation MKSINIISTAQKVPANIADIITPVSIYMKLRDLYPGTILLESSDYHGNTNSQSFICFEPMAEFKVAQGDVEVLLPCGTIVKGEKPEVKDIPAQLDDFLNMFNVVGAKNGPKVNGVFGYSSYDAVQHFESITFKNEVSPEYEIPEIRYNYYRYILAFDHFTNQLNLIENLPENEESKWVSIMDLLYNRTVPGFKFQPDGNEVSNNTDEEYIDMVKKGIDHCFKGDVFQLVLSRQFKRKYIGDEFNVYRALRNINPSPYLYFFDYGGYKILGSSPEAQLIIDKGEATINPIAGTFKRTGKDIKDRELAEQLSNDPKENAEHVMLVDLARNDLSRNCEKVRVKTYKEVQYYSHVLHLVSDVRGQLKQGANTCRVMADTFPAGTLSGAPKYRAMELIDRYENQNRSYYGGCIGMLGFDGSFNQAIMIRSFLCKNNTLFYQAGAGIVSQSVPENELAEVNNKLGALKKAVELATEF comes from the coding sequence ATGAAATCGATAAATATTATTAGCACAGCTCAAAAGGTTCCTGCCAATATAGCCGATATTATTACTCCGGTAAGTATTTACATGAAACTGCGCGATTTATACCCCGGCACCATCTTGCTCGAAAGCTCCGATTATCATGGTAACACCAATTCGCAATCTTTTATCTGCTTTGAGCCCATGGCCGAGTTTAAGGTCGCACAGGGAGATGTAGAAGTGCTGCTGCCCTGTGGAACCATTGTTAAAGGCGAAAAGCCCGAGGTAAAAGACATACCTGCACAATTGGATGATTTTTTAAACATGTTTAACGTGGTAGGTGCGAAAAATGGCCCTAAGGTAAACGGTGTATTTGGATATTCATCGTACGATGCCGTTCAGCATTTTGAATCCATTACCTTTAAAAATGAGGTGTCGCCCGAATATGAGATTCCGGAGATACGATATAATTATTACAGGTACATCCTCGCGTTCGACCATTTTACCAATCAGCTTAACCTGATTGAAAACTTGCCTGAAAACGAAGAGAGCAAATGGGTATCCATAATGGATTTGTTATACAACCGTACGGTGCCCGGCTTTAAATTTCAGCCCGATGGTAATGAGGTGTCCAACAACACCGACGAGGAATATATCGATATGGTAAAAAAAGGAATAGACCATTGTTTTAAGGGCGATGTATTTCAGCTGGTGCTGTCGCGGCAGTTCAAGCGTAAATATATTGGCGATGAGTTTAACGTATATCGGGCACTGCGCAACATTAATCCCTCACCCTATCTTTATTTTTTTGATTATGGAGGGTATAAAATCTTAGGCTCCTCGCCCGAAGCACAGCTGATTATCGATAAGGGCGAGGCGACCATCAATCCCATTGCAGGTACCTTTAAACGCACTGGAAAGGATATTAAGGATCGCGAGCTGGCCGAGCAGCTAAGCAACGACCCCAAAGAAAATGCCGAGCATGTGATGTTGGTGGATTTAGCGCGAAACGACCTAAGCCGCAACTGCGAAAAAGTGAGGGTAAAAACCTATAAGGAAGTGCAGTATTATTCGCACGTGTTGCACCTGGTTTCGGATGTTAGAGGCCAGCTGAAACAAGGTGCCAACACCTGCCGGGTGATGGCAGATACCTTTCCGGCCGGCACCCTTTCCGGAGCACCCAAATACAGGGCTATGGAATTGATTGATAGATATGAAAATCAAAATCGTAGTTATTATGGAGGATGCATTGGCATGTTGGGCTTTGATGGTTCTTTTAATCAAGCCATTATGATTCGTTCCTTTCTATGTAAAAACAATACCTTATTCTATCAGGCTGGTGCGGGCATTGTGTCGCAATCAGTGCCTGAAAACGAACTGGCCGAAGTAAATAATAAATTGGGCGCTCTTAAAAAAGCAGTTGAACTGGCCACCGAGTTTTAA
- the purU gene encoding formyltetrahydrofolate deformylase, whose protein sequence is MENNENTAIIKIHCPDQKGIVARVTDFINLHHGNIISVDQHVDHEDNLFSMRVSWDLRGFNMPREEIRPTFQKFLGDPYQMKWTLNFTDEVPRMAIFVSKASHCLYDLLARYQSGEFKVKIPVVIGNHNILEPVARQFGIDFVHIPITAETKAEQEKKEIEILQSYKIDFVVLARYMQVLSQDFINHYPEKVINIHHSFLPAFAGARPYHAAHKRGVKIIGATSHYVTSDLDAGPIIEQDIARISHHDSVKDLIQKGKDVEKIVLSRAVKAHIERKTLVYKNRTIIFN, encoded by the coding sequence ATGGAAAATAACGAAAACACAGCTATCATAAAAATTCATTGTCCCGACCAAAAGGGGATTGTGGCCAGGGTAACCGATTTTATCAACCTTCACCACGGTAATATTATTAGCGTAGATCAACATGTGGATCACGAAGATAATCTTTTTTCGATGCGCGTATCCTGGGATCTGAGAGGGTTCAATATGCCCCGCGAAGAAATACGACCCACATTTCAAAAGTTCCTGGGCGATCCTTATCAAATGAAATGGACTTTAAATTTTACCGATGAGGTTCCCAGAATGGCCATTTTCGTGTCAAAAGCTTCGCACTGTTTATACGATTTATTGGCGCGTTACCAAAGTGGAGAGTTCAAGGTGAAAATTCCGGTGGTCATCGGAAATCACAATATCCTTGAGCCGGTGGCCAGGCAATTCGGAATAGACTTTGTACACATACCTATCACCGCCGAAACCAAAGCCGAACAGGAAAAAAAAGAAATTGAGATATTACAAAGCTACAAAATTGATTTTGTTGTGCTGGCCAGATACATGCAAGTGTTGTCACAGGATTTTATCAATCATTATCCCGAAAAGGTAATTAACATACACCATTCCTTTTTGCCGGCTTTTGCCGGTGCCAGACCCTACCATGCCGCCCACAAACGGGGTGTTAAAATTATTGGGGCAACCAGTCATTATGTTACTTCCGATTTGGATGCCGGCCCTATTATTGAACAGGATATTGCGCGGATATCGCATCACGATTCAGTTAAAGACCTTATTCAAAAAGGTAAGGACGTGGAAAAGATAGTATTGTCCAGAGCTGTTAAAGCCCATATTGAACGTAAGACTTTGGTGTATAAAAACAGAACCATAATTTTTAATTAG
- the trpA gene encoding tryptophan synthase subunit alpha, translating to MNRIQQLFQDKKDILSIYFTAGYPNLEDTLPVLESLEEAGVGVVEIGIPFSDPLADGPTIQHSGQTALNNGMSLKVLFEQLANVRSKIKMPLVLMGYINNVHKYGIESFAKKCSEVGIDAVILPDLPFQEYLNHYKDTFDKYGVSNIFLITPQTPNERIKLIDKNTNAFIYMVSSAAVTGVKKGISEAQLAYFDRVKKLNLKNPVLIGFGISDKTSYQETCKYADGAIIGSAFVKLLAQPGDLHTNIKSFVKDIIG from the coding sequence ATGAATCGCATACAACAATTGTTTCAAGATAAAAAAGATATCCTGTCTATTTATTTTACTGCGGGCTACCCAAATTTAGAAGATACCCTTCCGGTTTTGGAATCGCTTGAAGAAGCGGGCGTGGGCGTGGTGGAAATAGGCATCCCTTTTTCTGACCCTTTGGCCGATGGACCAACGATACAACATAGCGGCCAAACGGCTCTTAACAATGGCATGAGCCTTAAGGTGCTGTTTGAGCAGTTGGCCAATGTGCGCTCAAAAATTAAAATGCCCTTAGTATTAATGGGATATATTAATAACGTTCATAAATATGGCATTGAGTCTTTTGCCAAAAAATGCAGCGAGGTGGGCATCGATGCTGTCATACTCCCCGATCTGCCCTTTCAGGAGTATTTAAACCATTACAAGGATACCTTCGACAAATACGGAGTGAGTAATATTTTTTTAATCACGCCCCAAACACCCAACGAAAGGATAAAACTGATTGACAAAAATACCAACGCTTTTATCTATATGGTTTCGTCGGCTGCCGTTACCGGGGTAAAAAAGGGAATTAGTGAGGCACAGTTGGCTTATTTCGACAGGGTGAAAAAGCTCAACCTAAAAAATCCCGTGCTCATCGGCTTTGGCATCAGCGATAAAACATCCTATCAGGAAACCTGTAAATATGCCGATGGCGCCATTATTGGAAGTGCCTTTGTTAAGCTATTGGCTCAGCCAGGCGACCTGCATACCAATATTAAGTCGTTTGTAAAGGACATCATAGGATAG
- a CDS encoding TlpA family protein disulfide reductase yields the protein MATEAAENKNDRGYIVKVGDMAPDFITTLDNGKTFKLSDHRGKVVMLQFTASWCGVCRKEMPFIEKEIWQMHKDKGLVLIGVDRDEPLEKLKALSEATGITYPLALDPGGDIFELYALKKSGITRNVIIDREGKIVYLTRLFKRQEFDDMKAKIERLLKE from the coding sequence ATGGCAACAGAAGCCGCGGAAAATAAAAATGACAGAGGGTATATTGTTAAAGTAGGCGATATGGCGCCGGATTTTATCACTACCCTGGATAATGGAAAAACTTTTAAATTGTCCGACCACAGAGGCAAGGTGGTGATGCTTCAGTTTACGGCCAGTTGGTGTGGCGTATGCCGCAAGGAGATGCCTTTTATCGAAAAGGAAATATGGCAGATGCATAAGGATAAGGGTCTGGTACTGATTGGTGTTGACAGGGACGAGCCACTTGAAAAACTGAAAGCATTGAGCGAAGCAACGGGTATTACCTATCCGTTGGCATTGGATCCGGGAGGCGATATTTTTGAGTTGTACGCGCTCAAAAAATCGGGCATAACACGCAATGTAATTATAGATAGAGAGGGTAAAATTGTATATCTCACCCGCCTGTTTAAGCGCCAGGAGTTTGACGATATGAAAGCAAAAATTGAAAGGTTATTAAAGGAATGA
- a CDS encoding LysE family translocator has translation MELAATLSFLGAAILLTLMPGPDNIFVLTESLTKGQRNGFAISVGLCSGVLVHTLAAATGVSIIIQKSALAFSVVKYLGAAYLFYMAYQAYNEKRLEIEVKRKPVEHETSFLKLARKGFLMNVLNPKVALFFMALLPQFVVTDGFSVTVQMIILGIIFMLQGLVIFGLISLLSGKLSKYLNSARFWKITKYGKVSVLALLGLGLAMARK, from the coding sequence ATGGAGCTTGCAGCCACATTATCGTTTTTGGGAGCAGCCATTTTGCTTACCTTAATGCCGGGGCCGGATAATATATTCGTACTCACCGAAAGCCTTACCAAAGGCCAGCGCAACGGTTTTGCCATTTCGGTAGGGCTTTGTTCTGGTGTGCTGGTGCATACTTTGGCGGCGGCAACGGGGGTTTCCATCATCATACAAAAATCGGCTTTGGCTTTTTCCGTTGTTAAATATTTGGGAGCGGCCTACCTGTTTTACATGGCCTATCAGGCTTACAACGAAAAACGCCTGGAAATTGAGGTGAAACGCAAACCCGTGGAACACGAAACAAGCTTTTTAAAACTGGCCCGAAAAGGTTTTTTAATGAATGTGCTAAACCCAAAGGTGGCACTGTTTTTTATGGCTCTGCTGCCGCAGTTTGTGGTAACGGATGGTTTTTCAGTTACGGTGCAAATGATTATCCTGGGTATTATTTTCATGCTCCAAGGCCTTGTTATCTTTGGGTTGATCTCGCTCTTGTCGGGCAAACTATCGAAATATTTGAACAGCGCCAGATTTTGGAAGATAACAAAATATGGTAAAGTGAGCGTGCTGGCTCTGTTGGGATTGGGCTTGGCAATGGCCAGGAAGTAA
- a CDS encoding DUF6364 family protein — protein sequence MDAELKIKIDKDVIDKAKGYAFLHRISLSRMIESYLKSLIDMESSEPKDEIEISSSVKSMSTGVQMPMLLDYKKEIGDYLLEKYK from the coding sequence ATGGATGCAGAATTGAAAATAAAGATAGATAAAGATGTAATTGATAAAGCTAAAGGTTATGCGTTTTTACATAGGATAAGCCTTTCGAGAATGATAGAATCATATCTTAAATCGTTAATTGATATGGAATCATCCGAACCAAAAGATGAAATCGAAATTTCTTCTTCTGTAAAAAGTATGTCAACAGGCGTTCAAATGCCTATGCTTTTAGATTATAAAAAAGAGATTGGAGATTATTTATTAGAGAAATACAAATGA
- a CDS encoding anthranilate synthase component II, translated as MKKILVLDNYDSFTYNLVHYIEEIVGHNIDVFRNDQISLDDVVPYDKILLSPGPGVPKDAGILIPLIKKYGSSKSILGVCLGHQGIAEAYGGSILNLPSVYHGVATSVSITDDSEPLFKEVPNTINAGRYHSWAVNEKDLPGCFQVTSRDDQGEIMSMRHKKYDLRGVQFHPESILTEHGKTMMRNWLAI; from the coding sequence ATGAAAAAAATATTAGTTCTCGACAATTACGATTCCTTCACCTACAACCTTGTTCATTACATCGAGGAGATTGTAGGCCACAATATTGATGTGTTCCGTAACGATCAAATATCCCTGGATGATGTGGTACCATACGACAAGATTTTGCTTTCGCCGGGGCCGGGCGTACCAAAAGATGCCGGCATATTGATTCCCTTGATAAAAAAATATGGCAGCAGTAAAAGTATTCTGGGTGTTTGTCTGGGGCATCAGGGTATTGCCGAAGCGTACGGTGGTTCCATATTAAACCTCCCAAGCGTATATCACGGTGTAGCCACCTCCGTAAGCATTACCGATGATTCGGAACCGCTGTTTAAGGAGGTGCCCAACACGATAAATGCAGGCCGGTATCATTCGTGGGCTGTAAACGAAAAGGATTTGCCTGGGTGTTTTCAGGTAACATCGCGCGACGACCAAGGCGAGATAATGAGTATGCGCCATAAAAAGTATGATTTGCGCGGAGTACAGTTTCATCCGGAATCCATCCTTACCGAACACGGCAAAACAATGATGCGAAACTGGTTAGCAATTTAG
- the trpD gene encoding anthranilate phosphoribosyltransferase, with protein MKEILKRLFEHKTLTQAEAKEVLINIAREKYNSSQVVAFLSVYMMRPISVQELGGFRDALLELCRRIDLSEFDAIDIVGTGGDGKNTFNISTLSSFVVAGAGYKVTKHGNYGVSSACGSSNVMEYLGYQFTAKSDALKRQADKAGICFLHAPLFHPAMKAVAPYRKDLGLKTFFNMLGPLVNPSFPKSQFLGVYSLQLARLYQYLFQDTDNNYAIIHSLDGYDEISLTGDFKAITNLGEQLFSPEQLGFERLKQEDIFGGDTVSEAAKIFTDILNGNGTSTQNAAVFANAAMAIQCIDKNKTIEEAIGLAKESLLSGSARKVLQTLINVQ; from the coding sequence ATGAAAGAAATACTAAAAAGACTCTTTGAGCACAAAACGCTAACGCAAGCCGAAGCCAAAGAGGTACTCATCAACATAGCGCGCGAAAAATACAACAGCTCTCAAGTTGTTGCCTTTCTCTCGGTTTATATGATGCGGCCCATCAGCGTGCAGGAATTGGGTGGTTTTAGGGATGCGCTGTTGGAGCTTTGTCGTCGCATTGACCTCTCGGAGTTTGATGCCATTGACATTGTGGGAACCGGCGGCGACGGAAAAAACACCTTTAATATTTCTACCTTGTCGTCGTTTGTTGTGGCCGGGGCGGGCTACAAAGTTACCAAGCACGGTAATTATGGGGTGTCCTCGGCCTGCGGTTCATCCAACGTAATGGAATATTTAGGCTATCAATTCACTGCCAAATCGGACGCCTTGAAAAGACAAGCCGACAAGGCCGGTATTTGCTTTTTACATGCGCCCTTATTTCATCCGGCCATGAAAGCTGTAGCCCCTTACAGAAAAGATTTGGGACTAAAAACCTTTTTTAACATGCTGGGGCCCTTAGTTAATCCGTCCTTTCCTAAAAGTCAGTTCCTTGGTGTTTATAGCTTGCAGTTGGCACGTTTGTATCAATATCTTTTTCAGGATACCGATAATAATTATGCCATCATCCATAGTTTAGACGGTTATGATGAAATTTCGCTGACCGGAGATTTTAAAGCCATCACCAACCTGGGTGAGCAGCTATTTTCGCCGGAGCAATTGGGTTTTGAAAGATTGAAGCAAGAGGATATCTTTGGTGGTGATACGGTGTCTGAGGCAGCCAAAATTTTTACCGACATTTTAAACGGCAACGGCACCTCCACACAGAACGCGGCTGTATTTGCCAACGCAGCGATGGCCATACAATGTATCGACAAAAACAAAACCATAGAAGAAGCTATTGGCTTAGCCAAAGAATCTTTGCTATCGGGTAGTGCCAGGAAGGTTTTACAAACTTTAATAAACGTACAATGA